A stretch of the Uranotaenia lowii strain MFRU-FL chromosome 3, ASM2978415v1, whole genome shotgun sequence genome encodes the following:
- the LOC129755616 gene encoding tRNA (adenine(37)-N6)-methyltransferase — MDENCIEVLKNQLSIARNEIKNLRLQIGNLQHVHQKEIQNINQKLESFQCESCRTNQIDSIASNTIINEPSNSKLEFEPIGVIKTVFPEKKAVPRQANMFSQVVSRIELSSAIFNNPEHSLDGLEKFSHVWIIYHFHRNQAHLKAKVAPPRLGGERVGVFSTRSPHRPCPIGLSLVQLDRIEGSSIYFFGTDMVNDTPVLDIKPYIPQYDVPEKFDEQQFHWSREAPDGEENFENTASVRPVPSNAISSVAVPNWVLNSSTLRVLFNENAENQIKELAIDKKSIADILKADPRSVYLRTKYGSQIFTFQLSNNTVTCKFDDQQSTVTVLQVRKVINLCDLASGSQDEL, encoded by the exons atggatgaaaattgtattgaagttttaaaaaatcagctttCAATTGCGCGAAACGAAATTAAGAATCTCAG GCTTCAAATTGGAAATCTGCAACATGTCCATCAGAAAGAGATtcaaaatatcaaccaaaaacTAGAATCTTTTCAATGCGAGTCTTGCCGTACGAATCAGATTGATAGTATTGCTAGCAATACC ATTATCAATGAACCAAGTAATAGTAAGCTAGAGTTCGAGCCTATCGGTGttattaaaacagtttttccgGAGAAAAAGGCTGTTCCTAGACAAGCGAACATGTTTTCGCAGGTTGTGAGTCGGATTGAACTTAGCTCGGCCATATTCAACAACCCGGAACATTCACTCGATGGATTGGAGAAGTTTTCACATGTTTGGATTATATATCACTTTCATCGAAACCAAGCACATCTAAAGGCTAAAGTTGCCCCTCCCCGTCTAGGAGGAGAAAGGGTGGGTGTTTTTAGCACCAGATCTCCCCACCGACCGTGTCCAATCGGTCTTTCTTTGGTTCAACTTGACAGAATTGAGGGTTCTTCCATCTATTTTTTTGGAACCGACATG GTAAATGATACACCAGTACTTGACATTAAACCATACATACCTCAGTATGATGTACCGGAAAAGTTTGACGAACAGCAATTTCACTGGTCAAGGGAAGCGCCAGACGGAgaggaaaatttcgaaaacactGCATCGGTTAGACCAGTGCCTTCTAACGCGATCTCCTCTGTTGCTGTTCCTAATTGGGTTCTCAATAGCTCTACTTTACGAGTCCTTTTCAACGAAAAtgcagaaaatcaaattaaagaaTTAGCTATCGATAAG AAATCCATTGCAGATATACTTAAGGCGGATCCGCGATCAGTTTATCTTCGTACCAAGTATGGATCACAGATATTTACGTTCCAGTTGAGCAATAATACTGTCACCTGTAAATTTGACGACCAACAATCCACGGTAACAGTATTGCAGGTAAGGAAAGTGATAAATTTGTGTGATCTCGCTTCTGGCAGTCAAGACGAGTTGTAG